The segment TGCCGAGTACTGTGGCATCATCCAACACAACTTCAACATGACTAGGACTACCAGAAATAGCGTTGAAAAGGTATTGGATACTTTTCACAATAGTGCTTAGATTCGCGCTATAAGAGCCGGTAGTATTTGTCCAAGGTGAAAGCTCGGAAAAATTCCATTGCATGGCAATACCTCTAACAGCGAGCGTATGTTGTACTATTTCAAATCCTGGATTCCAAGCAGTCGAAACCGAATTAAAATCTACAAATTTGATGAGAGATGCTGCTAGGTATGTTGTTACTGCTTCTGCGTATTTGTATGCTTTCTGTTTGTCCCAGCCCTGCTCCAGCTTCTCCTCCTCTACTCTTCTACCGGCTTCGCGTATTAGCTTAACGAGTTTAGTAAGCGTTAGAAGCTGACGCGGATTAAACAGCTTATACCACTTGTCAAAACCATAAAAAATAACCCACATGCTTCTTGCTTCGTAGACAGGTAATGCTTCTCTTGGTACGTCTGGGTCGCCTTCTTGTAGCAATTTCTTCACTTCACTTCTTGCCAATTCAAGTTTTTCCTGGTCTTTTTCTGTACATGGCTCGAACTCCAGATTACCATTCTTCATTTTAACTTTTACAAGCAGTCTCTGTCTCGCTAAAACTTCTGTGCTCCCCCCTTCCATGCTTTGGTTATATGTTTTTATAGCATATTTCACGTAGCTCTCAAGTCTCTCCCTAACCTCTTTAGGTAAACTCTTTGTTTCAGTATAGTGCCTTCCATTCTGCAGATCCACTTTCATTATTGGTTGATGGCAGAATAAGCACACGGCCTTTTCACGTCGTGCTTCAATGTTGCTTTCTGGAACATAAAACTCTCTGCCATTGGTTTGAATTCTTAAACCAGAAACCTTTGCGCTTTTAACAGCCCTATTCCCTAACTCCCTATTCAAATCAACGACTCTAATCCTAACATTATCACCTTCTATAACTGGCTCCATCCAAGCAAGCCTTTCATAGCCATTATTGCTCTTGACCCTTGCAAGCCACCAGTTCCCAACAAGTGGAGTCCAACGCCCACAATGCGGGCACTTAATTTCCCAAGAACCAATGTAGACAGCTGTCTCTTTATCATACAACTCCTGAATAAGTGGATCCTCTTTAAGACGCTCAATAATCCACTTGCCCCACTTCTCTACATCACGCACAAGTCTTTCGCCATAATTGTTAGGATATTCCAAAACAGTCTTCAAAAAAATATAAGCCACAGGCAAAAGGTCCGTGGCAGTAACATTTAAACCTAACCTTAAACCCTCAAGCGGAATGGAGCCAAAACCCGCAAAAGGATCCAATAGCTTAACGCCCTCAAAACGGTAACGAGGCTTAACCCTATGAGGCGTTTCTTCAAATTTTATACGTCCATTAGCCTGCTTCTCCTTACGCCTAATGCCGATATTATGTAAAAATTCGTTAACATTTGTCTTCTCAGGCAATAAGCTACCTGCAGTAATAGCCCTAGCAGAAATCAAAGGTTTTCGAGTCCACCAAAAGACCATTTCCCAATGAGGAGGTCTCCCAGGGCCTTTCTCAACAGCAGAAGCCTCACTAATAACACTGAAGGGAAAATTAAAAGACTCAATAAAGCGCCTGTCTATCTTATTATCATTATCTTTAACTATCAACCAGCATCACATCCCAATAATATGATCCAGGACATTATATATAAACCTTAAAATATAGTTGATGACACGTAGTCGGCAAATCAATAAGTAAAGACATATCAAAATATCCAAGTTCTTAAGTGGCAGGAAGGGCAAACTATAAAGGGAAAACTTCTAACAAAAATGATTCTCCTTAAAACTTTAGAAACGAAAAAGCTACAGAAAAGCTTAGAACTGTAAAGAGAAAGATGATGAAATACTTATTAATAATTAACAATTTGATAGCTTATCAGCAACACAGTGAGTTAATAGATCTTTGAGTTTAAAACTAAGCTACTTCAATTTTCGCTAAAAATGACTTGATGAAAAAAGGAGCAGGATATTCAAGTATGTTTATTAAAAGTAACGTTATAATTGGAATTTTCCACTTATCCTCAAACATAACCTAATCCCGAGAAAGAACAAAATACAACAAAAAAAGCTCTCGAT is part of the Fervidicoccaceae archaeon genome and harbors:
- a CDS encoding DUF1156 domain-containing protein, with amino-acid sequence MIVKDNDNKIDRRFIESFNFPFSVISEASAVEKGPGRPPHWEMVFWWTRKPLISARAITAGSLLPEKTNVNEFLHNIGIRRKEKQANGRIKFEETPHRVKPRYRFEGVKLLDPFAGFGSIPLEGLRLGLNVTATDLLPVAYIFLKTVLEYPNNYGERLVRDVEKWGKWIIERLKEDPLIQELYDKETAVYIGSWEIKCPHCGRWTPLVGNWWLARVKSNNGYERLAWMEPVIEGDNVRIRVVDLNRELGNRAVKSAKVSGLRIQTNGREFYVPESNIEARREKAVCLFCHQPIMKVDLQNGRHYTETKSLPKEVRERLESYVKYAIKTYNQSMEGGSTEVLARQRLLVKVKMKNGNLEFEPCTEKDQEKLELARSEVKKLLQEGDPDVPREALPVYEARSMWVIFYGFDKWYKLFNPRQLLTLTKLVKLIREAGRRVEEEKLEQGWDKQKAYKYAEAVTTYLAASLIKFVDFNSVSTAWNPGFEIVQHTLAVRGIAMQWNFSELSPWTNTTGSYSANLSTIVKSIQYLFNAISGSPSHVEVVLDDATVLGKLGDEKFDLIVSDPPYYDDVPYAELSDFYYVWLKRALSDVENGRLVPRFLPEAFFEKVGDGWVEVSTQWEKYALSEVSLNPPRLGADAKKEDGVKHFQNLLNSSFITMASRLEDNGLLVTYYAHTDPDAWKALLEAGWEATGLMVTNAFPITTESAQSVVKREKLSMDTSIVVVWRKGCQGSIEASELYNQMVEESAKRARELMDLGVTGRDLVIGTLAASLAAATKYREIKAMGKLDIKTLVDNYVYPATYLGLATALAKKAELNEGVKNPDAMFYLLIKSILPGAKNKILESTDLRLFSIGTSLDLNTAIKTWKILKGKEETGAKVAKSKTYTLIEPPSTERSSLAEILEIRGINPEKPEIRCTIDALHMLEYYVATFSREEFKRKLEQLKNDYPTYVEEALTLAKILVKTLSKEDPEYSLCNRMIDYLSPRDKTLFP